One Oceaniferula flava genomic window carries:
- a CDS encoding TonB-dependent receptor plug domain-containing protein, protein MKYPIYLLMLGGLPALAADELPETVISASKTEELLKDTPYSVSVLGQDDLVNHAVRTLPEALRNVPGVFIQKTAYGHGSPYIRGFTGRQNLLLVDGIRINNSSFRSGPVQYWNTVDSSAIERLELVKGPGAVLHGSDAIGGTLNTLTKSSNFRDHAEGWFNENSLSYRYDTNSSSHVSRLESAFGVGGQWGILLGASVKDFGDIKDSAVGRMENTGYEEMDFDFRLDFALSETTTLTMAHHRIDQDDVWRWHSTTFNSGWEHDGHEAAAGTYNARIYDQERTLSYLKIAGEESGSWLNKWSATLSYQTSQDSQYQDRSATDIRTDNIDLITWGLGVNLESDLGPGSLVYGFDYYHDEVDSSGTRTGRDPRTQRPIADDSTYDLLGLFAQYRWQPLASDKLELTLGARYTYADAHLGKVYDSSLGEDISTDADWDNLVFSGRALYRANDCWNIFAGISQGFRAPNLNDLSGNTTSRSGLTSLGSLDVEPEEFLTYEIGTRFVGETVSFGASVYYTDIESMVTSVPATSGSSTTVTTNGQDGEVYGVEVDASWKFAPQWQVLAQTSWQDGQTETLTYIGGPATEDYISRLAPLMGSVSLRWTAASEKYWIEGRVSAAAKADHLSNGDESDTQRIPTGGTPSYVVGSIYAGWQARENLELNLGLENVTDENYRIHGSGQNEPGFNVIMGAKLVF, encoded by the coding sequence ATGAAGTATCCGATTTACTTACTAATGTTAGGAGGGCTCCCGGCCCTCGCCGCCGATGAACTCCCGGAAACGGTCATTTCCGCCAGTAAAACCGAGGAGCTGCTCAAGGATACTCCCTATTCCGTTTCGGTTTTGGGTCAGGATGATTTGGTGAACCACGCCGTGCGGACACTGCCGGAAGCGCTTCGAAATGTGCCGGGTGTGTTCATTCAGAAAACCGCCTATGGTCATGGCTCGCCCTACATCCGCGGCTTCACCGGTCGGCAGAACCTGTTATTGGTCGATGGTATCCGCATCAACAACTCCAGCTTCCGCAGCGGTCCGGTGCAATACTGGAATACGGTCGATAGCAGTGCTATTGAGCGGCTTGAGCTAGTCAAAGGACCCGGCGCTGTATTGCACGGCTCGGATGCCATTGGTGGCACCCTGAACACGCTCACCAAGTCCTCAAACTTCCGAGACCATGCCGAGGGATGGTTTAATGAAAATTCACTTTCCTACCGCTATGATACCAATAGCAGCAGCCATGTCAGTCGACTCGAAAGTGCCTTCGGTGTAGGCGGTCAATGGGGTATCTTGTTAGGTGCCTCAGTGAAAGACTTCGGCGATATCAAAGACTCCGCCGTGGGTCGGATGGAGAACACCGGCTACGAAGAAATGGACTTTGATTTCCGTTTGGACTTTGCCCTGTCCGAGACCACGACGCTGACCATGGCGCATCATCGCATTGATCAAGATGACGTCTGGCGCTGGCATTCCACTACCTTCAACTCAGGCTGGGAACACGACGGGCATGAAGCTGCCGCAGGCACCTACAATGCGCGGATCTACGACCAAGAACGCACGCTTTCTTATCTCAAAATCGCAGGTGAAGAAAGCGGCAGTTGGCTGAACAAGTGGTCGGCCACACTGTCCTACCAAACGTCCCAAGACTCGCAGTATCAAGACCGCTCGGCCACAGACATCCGCACCGACAACATTGACCTCATCACCTGGGGGCTCGGTGTGAATCTGGAGTCCGATCTCGGCCCAGGATCGCTGGTCTATGGTTTTGATTATTATCACGATGAAGTCGATTCCAGCGGCACACGCACGGGACGCGATCCTCGCACCCAACGACCTATCGCCGACGACTCTACTTACGATTTGTTAGGCCTCTTCGCTCAGTATCGCTGGCAACCGCTGGCTTCCGACAAATTGGAGCTCACCTTGGGCGCGCGTTACACCTACGCCGATGCTCATTTGGGGAAGGTCTACGATTCCAGCCTGGGCGAAGACATCAGCACGGATGCGGACTGGGATAATCTGGTGTTCAGTGGTCGGGCACTTTATCGGGCCAACGATTGCTGGAACATCTTTGCGGGAATCTCCCAGGGCTTCCGCGCACCTAACCTGAACGACCTGAGTGGCAACACGACATCTCGTTCGGGGCTGACATCTCTCGGATCTCTGGATGTTGAACCTGAAGAATTTTTGACCTATGAAATTGGCACCCGTTTTGTGGGCGAGACCGTTAGCTTTGGTGCTTCGGTTTACTACACCGACATCGAAAGCATGGTCACCAGCGTTCCTGCCACCAGCGGGAGCAGCACAACCGTGACAACCAATGGTCAGGACGGTGAAGTCTACGGTGTGGAGGTGGATGCCAGCTGGAAGTTCGCACCACAATGGCAGGTGTTAGCTCAAACTTCTTGGCAAGATGGCCAGACTGAAACACTGACTTACATCGGTGGCCCGGCGACAGAAGACTACATTTCCCGCCTAGCACCACTGATGGGATCCGTGTCCTTACGATGGACGGCAGCGAGTGAGAAATACTGGATCGAAGGACGGGTGTCTGCTGCAGCCAAGGCTGACCACCTCTCCAATGGCGATGAGAGCGATACCCAACGGATTCCCACTGGTGGCACTCCATCTTATGTCGTGGGGTCGATCTACGCCGGTTGGCAAGCTCGCGAGAACCTCGAGCTTAACCTTGGCTTGGAAAATGTGACCGATGAAAACTACCGGATTCATGGGTCCGGGCAGAACGAGCCTGGCTTCAATGTCATCATGGGCGCCAAGCTGGTATTCTAA
- a CDS encoding Dps family protein: MSDNTQQDVVNALRQVVADSYALLGQTHLCHWNVRGPGFFALHVAFEEQYTELFTAIDEVAERIRALGSLAPGGLGNLAKMSGMPELKEDANEKEMVQHLSEANRKVVESLTSARDLAGEVGDSQSEDLCIARIQVHEKTIWMLNSYLA; encoded by the coding sequence ATGTCAGATAACACCCAACAAGATGTCGTCAATGCCCTGCGTCAAGTCGTAGCCGATAGCTACGCTCTGTTAGGCCAAACCCACCTGTGCCACTGGAACGTCCGCGGACCTGGATTTTTCGCCCTACACGTCGCCTTTGAAGAACAATACACCGAACTCTTTACCGCCATCGATGAAGTGGCCGAACGCATCCGCGCGCTGGGCTCACTCGCTCCTGGTGGACTCGGCAATCTCGCCAAAATGTCGGGCATGCCCGAGCTCAAGGAGGATGCCAATGAAAAGGAAATGGTGCAGCACCTGTCCGAAGCCAACCGCAAGGTGGTGGAAAGTCTGACATCCGCTCGTGACCTTGCTGGTGAGGTTGGAGATTCACAGAGTGAAGACCTCTGCATCGCCCGCATTCAGGTGCACGAAAAAACCATCTGGATGCTCAACAGTTACTTGGCCTAG
- a CDS encoding PVC-type heme-binding CxxCH protein yields the protein MKSRHPRLLTPLLWSKAILTILTVLIVSASFAEAKKKILFIAGKPSHGNGEHEFRAGCMLLAKALNESGLDVEAKVHYYGWPKDESIFDGVDACVIYADAGGRFGDKYAVLDEKVKAGMGIMFMHYGVHPPKEIGQKYFTPWIGGYMETGWSVNPHWIADMTPKAGHPVGNGIQDKITAYDEFYWNMRFPTKQECDCCHALATATPTPEKIVRYINLWNEHGVATMNKPQALMWCRDPETGARGVGFVGGHYHRNWAIDEFRQLVLNAIVWLARSEVPKDGVPSKPITQEQLNENLDRPVPGKPVLLPTEALLKQKPMKMPAPRKKKKAEKKKKAPRKKAQAPTSSVLFQSPVMKASDPQRTQQVSVDVTGLKELELLIDDLGDKANDWANWIEPTFIDKDGKRTPLTADHVAKSTQAWRTLQHGKNAAGSPLSIGGKTYTQGLGTHAKSSITVNVPQGATQFTALVGLDDGGVIRDGKPSTAAVRFFVKKPRDPNAPWEPNEAPRNVDLEYFKVPEGLEVTRWASSPLLYNPTNIDIDQKGRIWAAEGVNYRRHKGRRPGGDRIVVIEDSDGDGVADKSHTFVQEKELIAPLGVAVFDNVVVVAQPPHMLVYTDVDRNLKFDPKVDKREVLLTGFNAGNHDHSLHSMTSGPDGKWYFNNGNCGAIFTDKSGKTFRMGGTYYKSGGGDWYVDHRKQAGKKSDDGFVWTAGFSVRMNPDGTEAEIIGHGYRNSYEHINTSLGDLFQNDNDDPPACRVSYVLPYSSAGYFNRFGTRSWKQDKRPGQDHARAHWRQDDPGTFDYGDVYGGGSPTGVAFYENGALGEKWNGLLLSAEAGKNVIFGYQPEPNGATFKLDRNDFCTTNPEGQFAGSDFILRNEKTDRHKNWKGKEAPTQFRPSDVAVGPDGAIYISDWFDGRVGGHGDRDSSCSGAIYRIAPKGFKPSIPAVNFNTTEGQITALSSPAINVRYSGFKGLVAGGAKSLDAVEKLMNHPNKWVAARAIWVLPHLGEAGLAKCVSLLDDQNPEIRLTAFRALQRADKDYLDYAMKLASDESRAVRRDVALSLRGVPAAQSASILTTLAKSYVEKDYNGNDKNYIESIGLAAESQENAIWLAMKKELGSDNPDEWSDSFARLTWRLWPSAAVADLKARATSSKLSHPQQVFAVESLAFIDDASAAEAMLDLAAGDSPVKAEAGYWLFRLGTGVWKKFNLMPELKKRGIYDPEKIVVTPVSAPKPTQKPSFSPADVLALEGDAAKGKATLMRCIMCHQVDGNGANYGPFLKGWGQTQTKDVIARSIIDPSADIAHGFDGYTVTLKDGKKVDGLVISNADPVIIKSTGGVTQMIPKDRVKDVKRMKHSLMLSADQLGLKAQDVADLVEYLKQWK from the coding sequence ATGAAATCCAGACACCCTCGCCTCTTGACTCCCCTTCTGTGGAGCAAAGCCATCCTCACGATCCTGACGGTATTGATCGTTTCCGCCTCCTTCGCCGAAGCGAAGAAAAAGATCCTGTTCATCGCAGGAAAACCCAGCCACGGCAATGGCGAGCATGAGTTCCGCGCCGGTTGCATGTTGCTCGCCAAGGCACTGAACGAAAGCGGTCTGGATGTGGAAGCCAAGGTTCACTACTACGGCTGGCCGAAAGACGAATCCATCTTCGACGGCGTGGACGCCTGCGTGATTTACGCCGATGCCGGTGGTCGTTTTGGCGACAAATACGCCGTGCTCGATGAGAAAGTGAAAGCCGGCATGGGGATCATGTTCATGCACTACGGCGTGCACCCGCCCAAGGAAATCGGCCAGAAATACTTCACCCCATGGATTGGCGGATACATGGAAACCGGCTGGTCGGTGAACCCGCACTGGATTGCCGACATGACCCCCAAGGCCGGTCACCCGGTCGGCAATGGCATTCAGGACAAAATCACCGCCTACGATGAGTTTTACTGGAACATGCGCTTCCCCACCAAGCAGGAATGCGATTGCTGCCACGCACTGGCCACCGCCACTCCGACACCGGAAAAAATCGTCCGCTACATCAATCTCTGGAACGAACACGGCGTTGCCACAATGAATAAACCTCAGGCACTGATGTGGTGCCGCGACCCTGAAACCGGAGCTCGCGGCGTCGGCTTTGTCGGCGGCCACTACCACCGGAACTGGGCGATCGACGAGTTTCGCCAGCTGGTGCTGAACGCCATTGTTTGGCTCGCTCGCAGCGAGGTGCCGAAAGACGGCGTCCCCTCCAAACCGATCACCCAAGAGCAATTGAACGAAAACTTGGATCGTCCCGTCCCAGGCAAACCGGTGCTCCTGCCCACAGAGGCCTTGCTGAAGCAGAAGCCGATGAAAATGCCTGCACCAAGAAAGAAAAAGAAGGCCGAGAAAAAGAAGAAAGCTCCCCGTAAGAAGGCCCAAGCCCCCACCAGCAGCGTGCTTTTCCAAAGCCCTGTCATGAAGGCGTCCGATCCCCAACGCACGCAGCAAGTCAGCGTCGATGTGACCGGACTCAAGGAGCTGGAACTACTGATCGACGACCTCGGCGACAAAGCCAACGACTGGGCCAACTGGATTGAGCCTACCTTCATCGACAAAGACGGCAAACGCACACCGCTCACCGCGGATCACGTCGCCAAATCCACCCAAGCATGGAGAACGCTGCAGCACGGAAAAAATGCCGCAGGCAGTCCGCTCAGTATCGGAGGTAAAACCTACACCCAAGGACTCGGCACCCACGCCAAGTCGTCCATCACGGTGAACGTTCCCCAGGGAGCAACTCAGTTCACCGCCCTTGTGGGTCTGGACGACGGAGGAGTTATCCGCGATGGCAAACCATCCACCGCTGCGGTCCGGTTCTTCGTCAAGAAACCACGCGACCCGAACGCCCCTTGGGAGCCGAATGAGGCACCACGCAATGTGGACCTCGAGTATTTCAAAGTCCCCGAAGGACTGGAAGTCACCCGCTGGGCCAGCTCGCCCCTGCTCTACAACCCCACCAATATCGATATCGACCAAAAAGGCCGCATCTGGGCCGCCGAAGGGGTGAACTACCGTCGCCACAAAGGTCGTCGTCCCGGTGGCGACCGCATCGTGGTCATCGAAGATAGCGATGGTGACGGCGTGGCCGACAAGTCACACACCTTCGTGCAAGAGAAGGAACTGATCGCCCCACTCGGTGTGGCGGTGTTTGATAACGTTGTGGTGGTGGCCCAGCCGCCGCACATGCTGGTTTACACCGATGTCGACCGCAACCTGAAGTTCGACCCGAAAGTGGACAAACGTGAAGTGCTGCTCACCGGATTCAATGCTGGTAACCACGATCACTCACTGCACTCCATGACCTCCGGTCCGGACGGCAAGTGGTATTTCAACAACGGCAACTGCGGTGCTATTTTCACCGACAAGTCAGGAAAAACATTCCGCATGGGCGGCACCTATTACAAGAGCGGCGGCGGCGACTGGTATGTCGATCACCGCAAGCAAGCCGGTAAGAAAAGCGACGATGGCTTCGTCTGGACCGCCGGTTTCTCCGTGCGCATGAACCCGGACGGCACCGAGGCTGAAATCATCGGTCACGGATACCGCAACTCTTACGAACACATCAACACCTCACTCGGCGACCTGTTCCAAAACGACAACGATGACCCTCCAGCGTGTCGTGTTTCCTACGTGCTGCCCTACAGCTCCGCCGGTTACTTCAATCGCTTCGGCACCCGCAGCTGGAAACAAGATAAGCGCCCCGGCCAGGACCACGCCCGCGCCCACTGGAGACAGGACGACCCCGGCACATTCGATTACGGTGACGTCTACGGCGGCGGCTCGCCCACCGGTGTGGCATTCTACGAAAATGGAGCCCTCGGCGAGAAGTGGAACGGTCTGTTGCTCTCAGCCGAAGCCGGCAAAAACGTCATCTTCGGATACCAGCCAGAGCCTAACGGCGCCACCTTCAAGCTGGATCGCAACGATTTCTGCACCACCAACCCGGAAGGCCAGTTCGCCGGTTCGGATTTCATTCTCCGCAATGAAAAAACCGATCGCCACAAGAACTGGAAAGGCAAGGAAGCGCCCACCCAGTTCCGCCCCTCCGATGTCGCTGTCGGCCCCGACGGCGCGATCTACATCTCGGACTGGTTCGATGGTCGAGTCGGTGGTCACGGCGATCGCGACAGCTCCTGCTCGGGAGCCATCTACCGCATCGCCCCGAAAGGATTTAAGCCAAGCATCCCGGCCGTGAACTTCAACACCACCGAAGGCCAAATCACTGCGCTTTCCAGCCCGGCGATCAACGTCCGCTACTCTGGCTTTAAAGGTCTGGTGGCCGGTGGAGCCAAGTCGCTCGATGCCGTGGAAAAACTGATGAACCACCCGAACAAGTGGGTGGCCGCGCGTGCCATCTGGGTGCTCCCCCATCTCGGCGAGGCCGGCTTGGCCAAGTGCGTCAGCCTGCTTGACGACCAGAACCCGGAAATCCGTCTGACCGCATTCCGCGCCCTGCAACGGGCCGATAAGGACTACCTCGACTACGCCATGAAACTGGCCTCCGATGAGTCCCGCGCCGTCCGCCGCGATGTCGCTCTTTCCCTGCGTGGTGTTCCCGCCGCCCAGTCCGCGTCCATCCTCACGACCCTAGCCAAGAGCTATGTGGAGAAGGATTACAACGGCAACGATAAGAACTACATCGAATCCATCGGCCTCGCTGCCGAGAGCCAAGAGAACGCCATCTGGCTCGCGATGAAAAAAGAACTCGGCTCAGACAATCCGGACGAGTGGAGCGACAGCTTTGCCCGCCTGACCTGGCGCCTGTGGCCATCGGCCGCCGTGGCCGACCTCAAGGCCCGTGCCACCAGCAGCAAGTTGAGCCACCCGCAACAGGTCTTTGCCGTCGAGTCGCTGGCCTTCATCGACGATGCATCCGCAGCCGAGGCCATGCTCGACCTCGCCGCTGGAGATTCTCCCGTGAAGGCAGAAGCTGGCTACTGGTTGTTCCGTCTCGGCACCGGCGTTTGGAAGAAATTCAACCTCATGCCCGAACTGAAAAAACGTGGTATTTACGATCCGGAGAAAATCGTGGTCACCCCTGTCTCCGCGCCGAAGCCGACCCAGAAGCCCTCGTTCAGCCCGGCTGACGTGCTTGCTCTCGAAGGTGATGCCGCCAAAGGTAAAGCCACTCTCATGCGCTGCATCATGTGCCACCAAGTCGACGGCAACGGCGCCAACTACGGCCCCTTCCTCAAGGGCTGGGGTCAGACCCAGACCAAGGACGTGATCGCCCGCAGCATCATCGATCCTTCCGCAGACATTGCTCACGGATTCGATGGCTACACCGTCACCCTGAAAGATGGTAAAAAAGTGGACGGCCTGGTCATTAGCAATGCGGATCCGGTGATCATCAAGTCCACAGGCGGCGTCACCCAAATGATCCCCAAGGATCGCGTCAAAGATGTTAAACGCATGAAGCACTCACTGATGCTCTCCGCCGATCAGCTCGGGCTCAAGGCCCAGGACGTAGCCGACCTCGTTGAATATCTCAAACAGTGGAAATAG
- a CDS encoding AraC family transcriptional regulator: MKPSDFFDQLHPGQISTVLMDLLPDIITYIKDLDGRYVHVNRAFAETLQRGADEIVGKTDAELFVAELATNYIQDDTTVCQSGVPIMEKAELVTHRPGIVRWYITNKIPLHQRDGQVIGMAGLSRPSNAHQRVSGPIASVSKAVDYIYEHLDESLGVDQLADACGLSISSLERHFKKHFGCTPGRFISQVKISAACRMLADTSYSIASVGEQLGYPDPVVFSRAFKREMKMTPSVYRKSLLA; the protein is encoded by the coding sequence ATGAAACCCAGTGATTTTTTCGATCAACTGCACCCGGGGCAAATCTCGACCGTGCTGATGGATCTGCTGCCCGATATCATCACCTACATCAAGGATCTCGACGGACGCTACGTGCATGTCAACCGTGCCTTTGCCGAGACCTTGCAGCGTGGAGCCGATGAAATTGTGGGGAAAACCGATGCCGAACTGTTCGTGGCCGAACTGGCGACCAATTACATTCAGGACGACACCACCGTCTGCCAATCCGGCGTGCCCATCATGGAAAAGGCGGAGCTGGTGACGCATCGGCCGGGTATCGTGCGTTGGTATATCACCAACAAAATCCCCCTGCATCAGCGCGATGGTCAGGTGATCGGTATGGCCGGATTATCCCGCCCCTCCAATGCTCACCAACGTGTCAGTGGCCCGATAGCTTCGGTAAGCAAGGCGGTGGACTACATCTACGAACATCTCGACGAAAGTTTGGGGGTGGATCAGCTGGCCGACGCCTGCGGGCTCTCGATTAGCAGCCTGGAGCGGCATTTTAAAAAACACTTCGGCTGCACGCCGGGGCGCTTTATCAGTCAGGTCAAAATCTCCGCAGCCTGTCGGATGTTAGCAGACACCAGCTATTCGATCGCCTCCGTGGGCGAGCAACTGGGCTATCCGGACCCCGTGGTGTTCAGCAGGGCATTCAAACGGGAAATGAAGATGACTCCGAGTGTTTATCGGAAATCCCTGCTCGCCTGA
- the dnaB gene encoding replicative DNA helicase, producing the protein MATDTQSTKSKMKGGPALQKGPQEADHSSSERALPHAIGPEKSILSSMFQDPQEYVAAAIENKLTDQHFYHPAHGALFTILLEFFEQNLPIELVSLTQTLMDRSLLPSVGGPAAITEIYTYAPTHAHFAHHLDIVKDKYVLRSVISQCTEAITRAYDEQEEVEALLDNVEQQVLAIREGAEKNTEVTVESSVAQVLDQLQDFLAGKSQGNGIPTGYPDIDKMSSGLKAGEMFIIAARPSMGKTSFAMNLVEHMCLDQGLPSMVFSLEMSATQLVERLLYARSRFAKSSLMKGYKPVKADLLNIKKAAEEIKNCKLYIDDTPSISINELRAKARRKKKEGDIKVIAIDYLQLMRSNSKQAQNSREREVAEISAGLKALAKELEIPIIVLAQLNRGPESRVGNSGGGGKPRMSDLRESGSIEQDADMVGLLYRSAYYADNQEDRDEEDGKAQLVIAKNRNGPTGDVPLTFIKEIMRFESRAWGDDDEE; encoded by the coding sequence ATGGCCACTGATACCCAATCCACCAAATCCAAAATGAAAGGCGGACCTGCGCTGCAAAAAGGTCCTCAAGAAGCTGATCACAGCTCGTCTGAGCGCGCCCTACCTCACGCCATTGGTCCGGAAAAAAGCATCCTGTCGTCGATGTTTCAAGACCCACAGGAATACGTCGCTGCGGCGATTGAAAACAAGCTGACCGACCAGCATTTCTACCACCCGGCGCACGGCGCCCTGTTCACCATTCTGCTGGAATTTTTCGAGCAGAACCTCCCGATCGAGCTGGTCTCACTGACCCAGACCCTGATGGATCGCTCGCTGCTGCCATCGGTCGGTGGCCCTGCCGCGATCACCGAGATTTACACCTACGCGCCCACTCACGCTCACTTCGCCCACCACCTTGACATTGTTAAGGACAAATACGTGCTGCGCTCGGTGATCAGTCAGTGCACAGAAGCCATCACCCGCGCCTACGATGAGCAGGAAGAAGTGGAAGCGCTGCTGGACAACGTCGAGCAGCAGGTGCTGGCCATCCGTGAGGGTGCCGAGAAAAACACCGAAGTCACCGTGGAGAGCTCGGTTGCCCAAGTGCTCGACCAACTGCAGGATTTCTTAGCCGGCAAGAGCCAAGGCAACGGCATCCCCACCGGCTACCCGGACATTGACAAGATGTCGAGTGGCCTGAAAGCCGGTGAGATGTTCATTATCGCCGCCCGTCCCTCGATGGGTAAAACCTCGTTTGCGATGAACCTGGTGGAGCACATGTGTCTCGATCAGGGCCTGCCTTCCATGGTGTTCTCGCTGGAGATGAGCGCCACCCAGCTGGTTGAGCGTTTGCTCTACGCCCGCTCCCGCTTTGCCAAATCCAGCCTGATGAAAGGCTACAAACCGGTGAAGGCAGACCTCCTCAATATCAAAAAAGCGGCCGAAGAGATCAAGAACTGCAAGCTCTACATCGATGACACCCCGTCGATCAGTATCAACGAACTCCGCGCCAAGGCCCGACGGAAGAAAAAGGAAGGTGACATCAAAGTGATCGCCATCGATTACCTCCAGCTGATGCGCTCGAACTCGAAGCAGGCGCAAAACTCCCGTGAACGTGAGGTGGCCGAAATTTCCGCCGGTTTGAAAGCCCTCGCCAAGGAGCTCGAGATTCCAATCATCGTGCTGGCGCAGCTGAACCGTGGCCCTGAAAGTCGTGTCGGTAACAGCGGCGGCGGCGGTAAGCCCCGGATGTCCGACCTTCGTGAATCCGGCTCGATTGAGCAGGATGCGGATATGGTCGGGCTGCTTTATCGTTCCGCCTACTACGCCGATAACCAGGAAGACCGCGACGAGGAAGACGGCAAGGCCCAGCTGGTCATTGCCAAGAACCGTAACGGTCCTACCGGCGACGTCCCCCTGACCTTCATCAAGGAAATCATGCGCTTCGAATCCCGCGCATGGGGTGATGACGATGAGGAGTAA
- a CDS encoding DUF6691 family protein, with the protein MSRLFLTFLAGLLFGLGLAVSGMTDPTRVIAFLDVAGAWDPSLIFVMGGALGTYALCMFITHKVRGGKGMDQTDLPCGDSEPLNRRLLIGSALFGIGWALAGFCPGPALANLAALRSEALVFVPLMLVGMSIAHYGFGADR; encoded by the coding sequence ATGAGCCGTCTTTTTCTAACATTTCTAGCCGGCCTGCTGTTCGGACTCGGTCTCGCAGTCAGTGGCATGACCGATCCTACGCGGGTCATCGCCTTCCTCGATGTCGCCGGGGCTTGGGACCCTTCGCTGATCTTCGTCATGGGTGGAGCCCTCGGAACCTACGCCCTATGCATGTTCATCACGCATAAAGTGCGCGGCGGCAAAGGCATGGATCAGACCGATCTGCCCTGCGGCGATTCCGAACCGCTAAACCGTCGCTTGCTGATCGGGTCGGCCCTGTTCGGTATCGGCTGGGCCTTGGCGGGATTTTGCCCCGGTCCGGCACTGGCCAATCTCGCCGCCCTGCGAAGTGAGGCGTTGGTCTTTGTGCCCCTGATGCTCGTGGGCATGAGCATCGCGCATTACGGCTTCGGAGCCGACCGCTAA
- a CDS encoding YeeE/YedE family protein has translation MLDGPYTIYHALAGGVLIGLASFLASFVTGKIPGISGVCARLLIPATPDKLWRLTFMIGLIAGAGIAFSSLSAAAIYRPQSSVWVTALAALLVGIGTRVGGGCTSGHGVCGIGLGAKDSLIATCTFMAFGILTVYLTHHLIA, from the coding sequence GTGCTTGATGGACCTTACACAATTTACCACGCGCTCGCTGGCGGAGTTCTGATCGGTCTGGCCAGTTTTCTCGCCAGCTTCGTCACAGGAAAAATCCCCGGCATCTCTGGCGTTTGCGCTCGCTTACTCATCCCCGCCACGCCCGACAAGCTATGGCGCCTCACCTTTATGATAGGCTTGATTGCCGGGGCTGGCATCGCTTTTTCCTCACTGAGTGCAGCGGCTATCTATCGCCCCCAATCTTCTGTTTGGGTCACCGCGCTCGCCGCTTTGCTGGTCGGCATTGGCACCCGTGTTGGTGGTGGCTGCACCAGCGGTCACGGCGTCTGCGGCATTGGCCTGGGAGCCAAGGACTCGCTGATCGCGACCTGCACCTTCATGGCCTTCGGCATCCTCACTGTTTACCTCACTCACCACCTGATCGCATGA
- a CDS encoding CYTH domain-containing protein has protein sequence MATEIERKFLLHGEFPRENGVEMVQGYLCKDIDRTVRIRLEGERAVLTIKGRTSGISRPEYEYEIPADEAQELLGMAVGPLVEKTRYYHRRGGHVWEIDVFKGDNAGLAVAEIELGSEDEPFEKPAWVGNEVSGDSRYANSALSVRPFTQW, from the coding sequence GTGGCCACTGAAATTGAGCGCAAATTTTTACTGCATGGTGAGTTCCCCCGTGAAAATGGGGTGGAAATGGTGCAGGGGTATCTCTGCAAGGACATCGATCGCACCGTCCGCATCCGACTGGAGGGTGAGCGTGCTGTGCTGACAATCAAAGGCAGGACCTCGGGAATTTCCAGACCTGAGTATGAATATGAAATTCCTGCCGACGAAGCTCAGGAGCTGTTGGGTATGGCGGTGGGACCTCTCGTGGAAAAGACCCGCTATTACCATCGGCGTGGCGGTCACGTTTGGGAAATCGACGTCTTCAAAGGAGACAATGCCGGCCTCGCGGTGGCAGAAATCGAGCTTGGCTCCGAAGATGAACCTTTCGAAAAACCCGCATGGGTGGGGAACGAGGTCAGCGGTGATTCACGCTATGCGAACTCCGCGCTGAGTGTGCGTCCATTTACGCAGTGGTAA